One part of the Paenibacillus antri genome encodes these proteins:
- a CDS encoding S41 family peptidase: MSRWKWIPAMLASALAGGAVAYTYASLNQSGISKLENAMDLIEDGYLEPVDRSKLIDGAIEGMLRSLEDPYTTYMDQEEAKAFYESINASFEGIGATMEEIDGRIVVVAPIKGSPAEAAGVKPGDQVIKVGDKSLEGMKVHEAVLLIRGKKGTTADLTIVRDGKEVKLSIVRDTIPLETVYAELREDGVGVIRISSFAETTSEEYLKEAKRLLSEGMKGLVLDLRQNPGGLTDTAEEVAETLVPDGEPIVQFKRRGHPAEVSRSDYNDIGLGELPVVVLIDAGSASAAEIVAGALQQSAGVRLVGEKSFGKGTAQLSQPFQDGSNMKYTVAEWLTPNGNTINKSGLTPDVPVSLPSYASLPIVESDLVMKENEFSGEIKTVQTMLKAVGFDPGREDGFFDANTTKAVRDYQASKKLESTGIATGETTRVLIEDVRALIQANDTQLEKAAELVKEQMK, from the coding sequence ATGAGCAGATGGAAGTGGATCCCCGCCATGCTCGCCTCGGCGCTTGCGGGCGGCGCCGTGGCTTATACATACGCGAGCTTGAACCAGAGCGGTATCTCCAAGCTGGAGAACGCGATGGATCTGATCGAAGACGGATATTTGGAGCCGGTCGACCGGTCGAAGCTGATCGACGGCGCGATCGAAGGCATGCTGCGGTCGCTCGAGGATCCGTATACGACGTATATGGATCAAGAGGAAGCGAAAGCGTTCTACGAAAGCATCAACGCTTCCTTCGAAGGCATCGGCGCGACGATGGAGGAGATCGACGGCCGCATCGTCGTCGTGGCTCCGATCAAGGGTTCGCCCGCGGAGGCGGCCGGCGTCAAACCGGGCGATCAGGTGATCAAGGTCGGGGACAAGAGCCTGGAGGGCATGAAGGTGCATGAAGCCGTCCTGCTTATCCGCGGGAAGAAAGGAACGACAGCCGACTTGACGATCGTTCGGGACGGCAAAGAGGTGAAGCTGTCGATCGTGCGAGACACGATCCCGCTCGAGACGGTATACGCCGAGCTGAGGGAAGACGGCGTGGGCGTCATACGGATTTCGTCGTTCGCGGAAACGACGTCCGAAGAATACCTGAAGGAAGCGAAGCGGCTCCTGAGCGAAGGAATGAAGGGGCTCGTGCTCGACCTCCGGCAAAACCCGGGCGGTCTCACCGACACGGCCGAGGAAGTCGCGGAGACGCTCGTGCCCGACGGAGAACCGATCGTTCAATTCAAGCGACGCGGCCACCCCGCGGAAGTATCCCGATCCGACTATAACGATATCGGTCTCGGGGAGCTTCCCGTCGTCGTGTTGATCGACGCCGGGAGCGCAAGCGCGGCGGAGATCGTCGCCGGGGCGCTGCAGCAATCCGCGGGCGTTCGGCTCGTCGGCGAGAAGTCGTTCGGGAAGGGAACGGCGCAGCTCAGCCAACCGTTCCAAGACGGCTCGAACATGAAGTATACGGTCGCCGAGTGGCTGACGCCGAACGGGAACACGATCAACAAGAGCGGATTGACGCCGGACGTTCCCGTCTCGCTGCCGTCGTACGCCTCGCTGCCGATCGTCGAGTCCGATCTCGTCATGAAGGAGAACGAATTTTCCGGCGAGATCAAGACCGTCCAGACGATGCTGAAAGCGGTCGGCTTCGATCCGGGCCGGGAGGACGGCTTCTTCGACGCGAACACGACGAAGGCCGTACGGGACTATCAGGCGTCGAAGAAGCTCGAGTCGACCGGGATCGCGACGGGGGAGACGACCCGCGTGCTGATCGAGGATGTCAGAGCGCTGATTCAAGCGAACGATACGCAGTTGGAAAAGGCGGCGGAGTTGGTCAAGGAACAGATGAAATGA
- a CDS encoding aminopeptidase, with protein sequence MATFEQHLHNYVSLGVRVGVNLQPGQTLVIQAPTTAAELVRLAAKEAYSLGARYVHVEWNDDPLTRIRYELAPEESFGDGPALRAHNYDQLIARDAAFLSLVSANPDLLTGIDPDRVAAATKAMRSAMTNFYDGVRSDKFSWSILAVASEVWADKMFPNEPQERRLETLWNAIFRATRADLADPVGAWNAHLKQLAEKSDYLNAKRYRALHYTAPGTDLVVELADDHQWVAGDSVNEKGTTFVANMPTEEVFTAPKRDGVNGTVRSTKPLNYGGTLIDDFAFTFKDGKIVDFSAGTGGETLKRLLDTDEGARYLGEAALVPHRSPISDTGMIFYNTLFDENASNHLAIGSAYAFSVIGGKTMTKEQLASKGLNDSLTHVDFMIGSAEMNIDGLTADGEREPIFRGGNWAI encoded by the coding sequence ATGGCAACGTTCGAACAACATTTACATAACTATGTGAGCTTGGGGGTCCGGGTCGGCGTCAATCTGCAGCCGGGCCAGACGCTCGTCATTCAGGCGCCCACGACGGCGGCCGAGCTCGTCCGGTTGGCGGCGAAAGAAGCGTATTCGCTCGGCGCCCGTTACGTGCACGTCGAATGGAACGACGACCCGTTGACTCGCATCCGATACGAGCTTGCGCCGGAGGAGTCGTTCGGCGACGGCCCGGCGCTGCGGGCGCACAATTACGATCAGCTGATCGCGCGAGACGCCGCGTTCTTGTCGCTCGTATCCGCCAATCCGGACCTGCTGACGGGGATCGACCCCGATCGGGTGGCGGCGGCGACGAAGGCGATGCGGTCGGCGATGACGAACTTCTACGACGGGGTACGTTCCGACAAGTTCAGCTGGAGCATCCTTGCCGTGGCGAGCGAGGTGTGGGCGGATAAGATGTTCCCGAACGAACCGCAGGAACGCCGGCTCGAGACGCTCTGGAACGCGATTTTCCGCGCGACGCGGGCGGATTTGGCGGATCCGGTGGGCGCATGGAACGCGCACTTGAAGCAGCTGGCCGAGAAGAGCGATTACCTGAACGCCAAGCGGTACCGCGCGCTGCATTATACTGCCCCGGGCACCGATCTCGTCGTGGAGCTGGCGGACGATCATCAGTGGGTCGCCGGGGACAGCGTCAACGAGAAGGGCACGACGTTCGTCGCCAACATGCCGACGGAGGAAGTGTTCACGGCGCCGAAGCGCGACGGCGTGAACGGCACGGTGCGCAGCACGAAGCCGCTCAACTACGGCGGAACGCTGATCGACGACTTCGCCTTCACGTTCAAGGACGGGAAGATCGTCGACTTCTCGGCAGGCACCGGGGGCGAGACGCTGAAGCGTCTGCTCGATACCGACGAGGGGGCCCGCTATTTAGGCGAGGCCGCGCTCGTCCCGCATCGTTCGCCGATCTCGGATACGGGGATGATCTTCTACAATACGTTGTTCGACGAGAACGCGTCGAACCATCTCGCCATCGGCAGCGCCTACGCCTTCAGCGTGATAGGCGGCAAGACGATGACGAAGGAGCAGCTCGCGTCCAAGGGGCTGAACGACAGCTTGACGCACGTCGACTTCATGATCGGCTCCGCCGAGATGAACATCGACGGGCTGACGGCGGACGGCGAGCGGGAGCCGATCTTCCGCGGCGGCAATTGGGCGATCTAA
- the mgrA gene encoding L-glyceraldehyde 3-phosphate reductase gives MPYAANSSRYEGMKYRRTGASGLKLPAISLGLWHNFGGVDTFENGRDMVRKAFDLGITHFDLANNYGPPPGSAEEMFGRLLKTDLAPYRDELIVSTKAGYYMWPGPYGEWGSRKYIVSSLDQSLKRLNVDYVDIFYSHRPDPETPLEETMAALDHVVRQGKALYVGISNYSAEQTREAVRILRELGTPLLIHQPSYSMFNRWIENGLQDVLQENGVGSIAFTPLAQGLLTNKYLAGDIPSDSRAAKTTSPFLNAKDVTEEKVAKVRKLNEIASARGQSLAQLALAWVLREGRVTSALIGASRASQIEENVAALDNLDFASEELQRIEDVLRG, from the coding sequence ATGCCATATGCAGCCAATTCTTCGAGATACGAAGGAATGAAGTATCGGCGAACCGGGGCTTCCGGCTTGAAGCTGCCGGCGATCTCTCTCGGCCTCTGGCACAACTTCGGAGGCGTCGACACGTTCGAGAACGGCCGCGACATGGTGCGCAAGGCGTTCGACCTCGGCATTACGCATTTCGATCTGGCGAACAACTACGGTCCGCCTCCGGGCTCCGCCGAAGAGATGTTCGGCCGCCTGCTGAAGACCGACTTGGCGCCGTACCGCGACGAGCTGATCGTCTCGACGAAAGCGGGCTACTATATGTGGCCGGGGCCGTACGGCGAATGGGGCTCGCGGAAGTACATCGTCTCGAGTCTCGACCAGAGCTTGAAGCGGCTCAATGTCGACTACGTCGATATTTTCTACTCCCACCGCCCCGACCCGGAGACGCCGCTCGAGGAGACGATGGCCGCGCTCGACCACGTCGTCCGGCAAGGCAAGGCGTTGTACGTCGGCATCTCCAATTACTCGGCCGAGCAGACGCGCGAAGCGGTGCGCATCCTTCGCGAGTTGGGCACGCCGCTGTTGATTCATCAGCCGTCTTATTCGATGTTCAACCGTTGGATCGAGAACGGCTTGCAAGACGTCCTCCAAGAGAACGGCGTCGGCAGCATCGCCTTCACGCCGTTGGCGCAAGGACTGCTGACCAACAAATACTTGGCCGGGGACATCCCGAGCGATTCCCGCGCGGCGAAGACGACGTCGCCGTTCCTGAACGCGAAGGACGTCACCGAGGAGAAAGTCGCGAAGGTGCGCAAGCTGAACGAGATCGCCTCCGCTCGCGGACAGTCCCTGGCGCAGCTGGCGCTCGCTTGGGTGCTCCGCGAAGGAAGAGTGACGTCGGCGCTCATCGGCGCCAGTCGGGCGAGCCAAATCGAGGAGAACGTCGCCGCGCTGGACAACCTCGACTTCGCGAGCGAAGAGCTGCAGCGCATCGAAGACGTGCTTCGCGGATAA